From Erwinia pyri, a single genomic window includes:
- a CDS encoding LysE family translocator: MLDITNFGFFALSVFLLSVTPGPDMAYVIGQSVANGRRAGIVSASGVALGSCTHAIASTLGLTALITASPVMFMVIKYIGAAYLMYLGGKMFLDTFIRKQDQKDIESQSVKKVSAYGLLSKGFITTLTNPKVLLFFISFFPQFVTPEGEQHAASFLLLGLTYALIAFLTDVTFAILAGSAAGAVSANRKLQNLLDRIVGAAFIALGIRLALTRR; this comes from the coding sequence GTGCTGGACATCACTAATTTTGGATTCTTCGCCTTATCCGTTTTTCTGCTTTCTGTTACTCCCGGACCTGATATGGCCTATGTAATCGGGCAGAGCGTGGCTAACGGCCGCCGCGCCGGTATTGTGTCAGCCTCTGGCGTAGCCCTTGGGAGTTGTACCCATGCTATTGCAAGCACTTTAGGGCTGACTGCTCTGATTACCGCTTCTCCGGTGATGTTTATGGTTATCAAGTACATTGGCGCGGCATACCTTATGTATCTAGGCGGGAAAATGTTCTTAGACACATTCATAAGAAAACAGGACCAGAAAGACATTGAATCTCAGAGCGTTAAGAAGGTAAGCGCTTACGGTCTTCTGTCTAAGGGTTTCATTACTACGTTAACCAATCCCAAGGTGCTCCTTTTCTTTATTTCTTTTTTCCCACAGTTTGTAACGCCTGAAGGCGAGCAACATGCGGCATCATTTTTGCTGCTGGGGCTGACTTATGCCCTCATAGCATTTTTAACCGATGTCACATTCGCCATATTGGCTGGCAGCGCAGCAGGCGCTGTTTCAGCAAATCGGAAATTACAGAATTTACTGGATCGAATTGTTGGAGCCGCATTCATTGCGTTGGGAATAAGGTTAGCCCTAACTCGCCGATGA
- a CDS encoding L-threonylcarbamoyladenylate synthase, which yields MSFIDLAVDCLKRDGVILVPTDTHYALAASPFSASAAQRLSEMKAQKTEQATLCVTGINNLLPWVTLNGWQREQLHFFAQRYWPGPLKFLLPKSDRVPENPLMSGSSVAVLCNHNSLLNATIDALGHPLMVLPASVTTASDGLVSMTAARDNFGALVDMVIPSNNRNQCSHATTFVSLLDNRVELLRRGDVIIEPEMSMA from the coding sequence ATGTCTTTTATTGATTTAGCTGTAGATTGTCTGAAGCGGGATGGTGTGATCCTCGTGCCCACCGATACCCATTATGCGCTGGCCGCCAGTCCCTTCAGCGCTTCAGCTGCGCAGCGTTTAAGTGAGATGAAGGCGCAGAAGACGGAGCAGGCTACCCTGTGCGTGACCGGCATCAATAACCTGCTGCCGTGGGTGACGCTGAATGGCTGGCAGCGCGAACAGCTACACTTTTTCGCACAGCGCTACTGGCCTGGTCCGTTAAAATTCCTGCTACCGAAGTCCGACCGAGTGCCCGAGAACCCGCTAATGTCGGGGTCGTCTGTGGCTGTGCTGTGCAATCACAATAGCTTGTTGAATGCGACCATCGACGCGCTGGGACATCCCCTGATGGTGCTTCCCGCCAGTGTAACGACTGCCTCTGACGGGCTGGTCAGCATGACGGCCGCGCGTGACAATTTTGGCGCACTGGTGGATATGGTAATCCCGTCCAATAATCGCAACCAGTGTTCCCACGCAACGACCTTTGTCAGCCTGCTGGACAATCGCGTCGAGCTTTTACGCCGTGGCGATGTGATTATCGAACCTGAAATGTCGATGGCTTAA
- a CDS encoding Bor family protein: MNKLCVAALLALSLTGCAQQTFVMKQNQVGAATKTTSQPFFVSGIGQRKSIDAAQVCGGQEKVSRVEVQQTFVNGLLSVVTFGIYTPREARVYCAI, from the coding sequence ATGAACAAGCTTTGTGTTGCGGCGTTGTTGGCTCTGAGTTTAACCGGCTGTGCGCAGCAGACTTTCGTAATGAAACAGAATCAAGTTGGCGCGGCGACGAAAACCACCAGCCAGCCGTTCTTTGTTTCAGGTATCGGTCAGCGTAAGAGCATTGATGCGGCGCAGGTGTGCGGCGGCCAGGAAAAAGTTAGTCGGGTTGAAGTGCAGCAGACGTTTGTTAATGGCTTACTGAGCGTGGTGACGTTTGGTATCTACACGCCACGTGAAGCGCGCGTTTATTGCGCCATCTGA
- a CDS encoding 3-isopropylmalate dehydratase large subunit produces MGQTITQKILARACGRESVTPGEVVWAKVDILMSHDPCTPGVASVFKKEFGADARVWDPRRFIMIPDHFVYSADPQANQNIRVMREFAAEQNIHYFYDVGTPEYKGVCHIGLAEGGHARPGEVLLGTDSHTVTSGAFGAFAIGLGITDAAYALGTGEIPLKVPSSIRVNFTGVRPASLLAKDMILALLAELTVDGATYETIEFGGNATDELSVEERMTLCNMVVECGAKNGIMVPNQATLDYLAKRTDVPFTVVRPDEDAVYSRVVNIDVTRMQPRIARPHSPDNVVAIERVTNVAISQAYIGSCTGGKLEDFIAAARVIKGNKVKIPTYAVPATKEVFHNIITTQIDGVSVYQILSDAGVKLSAEAGCAACCGGPADTFGRINDPISVISTTNRNFIGRMGHKRASIYLGSPYSVAAAAVNGYITHPEIYL; encoded by the coding sequence ATGGGACAAACCATTACACAAAAAATTCTCGCACGCGCCTGTGGACGTGAAAGTGTGACGCCGGGTGAAGTGGTTTGGGCAAAAGTGGATATTCTGATGTCACACGATCCCTGCACTCCCGGCGTTGCCAGCGTATTTAAAAAAGAGTTTGGTGCCGATGCCCGCGTATGGGACCCACGCCGTTTTATTATGATCCCGGATCATTTTGTCTATTCTGCCGACCCGCAGGCCAATCAGAATATTCGCGTGATGCGTGAGTTCGCCGCCGAGCAGAATATTCACTACTTCTATGATGTTGGCACGCCGGAATATAAAGGCGTCTGCCATATTGGCCTGGCCGAAGGCGGCCATGCACGTCCGGGCGAAGTATTACTCGGCACGGACTCACATACTGTCACCTCCGGCGCGTTCGGCGCGTTCGCCATTGGTCTGGGGATCACGGATGCCGCTTATGCGCTCGGTACCGGTGAAATTCCGCTGAAAGTGCCTTCCAGCATCCGGGTGAACTTCACCGGTGTTCGTCCTGCCAGCCTGTTGGCTAAAGATATGATCCTGGCGCTGCTGGCCGAGTTAACGGTGGACGGTGCCACCTATGAAACTATTGAGTTTGGCGGTAACGCCACTGATGAACTCTCTGTCGAAGAGCGGATGACACTCTGCAATATGGTGGTCGAGTGTGGCGCCAAGAATGGAATCATGGTGCCGAATCAGGCCACGCTGGACTATCTGGCAAAGCGTACGGATGTGCCTTTTACCGTGGTCAGGCCGGATGAAGATGCTGTCTACAGCCGGGTAGTGAACATTGACGTCACCAGGATGCAGCCGAGAATTGCCCGTCCGCATTCGCCTGATAATGTCGTCGCCATCGAGCGGGTGACCAACGTGGCGATTTCTCAGGCTTATATTGGCTCCTGCACGGGCGGCAAGCTGGAAGATTTTATTGCGGCGGCAAGGGTGATCAAAGGCAATAAGGTAAAGATTCCGACCTATGCCGTCCCGGCCACCAAAGAGGTGTTTCACAATATTATCACCACGCAAATTGACGGCGTTTCGGTCTACCAAATCCTTAGCGATGCCGGGGTCAAGTTGTCAGCAGAAGCGGGCTGTGCCGCCTGCTGCGGCGGACCGGCGGACACCTTTGGCCGCATTAACGATCCGATTTCGGTGATTTCCACCACAAACCGTAATTTTATCGGTCGTATGGGGCACAAACGGGCCAGCATCTATCTGGGCTCACCTTATTCCGTGGCTGCCGCCGCCGTAAATGGCTATATCACTCACCCGGAGATTTACTTATGA
- a CDS encoding LysR family transcriptional regulator translates to MNNVENLVSMAAFARVVETLSFTEAARLLQLSKSSVSREIAQLEVRLGAQLLNRTTRSIEVTELGMSYYQYCYRILNELNSAERFIRNFHEEPIGNLHIIAPFTFGYQCVVPALNHFISGNIHVSADLDLTDRPLNITEDQYDIGIIISRQPPDHPFIKLLTDISWGLYATPEYISQYDAIENPEDLPRYDYILFRGSAHTISLPFRKEKQKIDIEVRSRFRANNSMALMSCALAGTGIVYLPDYMAREPVGSGKLVRLLPGWRMDTYQAWMVFKSEKTLSSRVRHFANDLQAGLLRELA, encoded by the coding sequence ATGAATAATGTCGAAAATCTGGTTTCTATGGCTGCCTTCGCCCGCGTCGTAGAGACATTAAGTTTTACTGAAGCCGCCCGCCTGCTTCAATTATCTAAGTCATCCGTCAGCCGTGAAATCGCTCAGCTGGAAGTACGCCTGGGCGCGCAATTGCTTAACCGCACAACGCGGAGCATTGAAGTGACTGAATTAGGGATGAGTTATTATCAATATTGCTATCGCATACTTAATGAGCTGAACAGCGCCGAACGGTTTATTCGAAACTTTCATGAAGAGCCTATTGGTAACCTGCATATCATTGCCCCGTTCACCTTTGGCTATCAGTGTGTGGTTCCGGCGTTGAATCACTTTATTTCCGGCAATATTCATGTCAGTGCCGACCTGGATTTAACCGACCGTCCGTTAAACATTACTGAAGATCAGTATGATATTGGTATTATTATCAGTCGTCAGCCGCCTGACCATCCATTTATTAAGCTATTAACTGATATCAGCTGGGGATTATATGCCACTCCGGAATATATCAGCCAGTATGATGCAATTGAAAACCCCGAGGATCTGCCGCGCTACGACTATATTTTATTCCGGGGTTCGGCCCATACAATTTCGCTTCCTTTCCGCAAAGAAAAACAAAAAATCGATATTGAGGTAAGAAGCCGTTTTCGCGCCAATAATAGCATGGCGTTGATGAGCTGCGCGCTGGCGGGCACCGGGATTGTTTATCTCCCTGATTATATGGCGCGCGAGCCGGTCGGCAGCGGCAAACTGGTACGCCTGCTGCCCGGCTGGCGCATGGATACGTATCAGGCATGGATGGTTTTCAAGTCAGAAAAAACGCTCTCTTCGCGGGTGCGACATTTTGCTAACGATTTACAGGCCGGCCTGCTACGCGAACTGGCTTAA
- a CDS encoding carboxymuconolactone decarboxylase family protein: MSQTDDLTRNGREIMDRLESGLADKVTGRLSELDPTLPALITDYAFGAVVGRPGLDLKTREMLTVASLVTLGNAMPQLELHMRAALNTGVTPQELLEVVIQMAVYAGVPACMNGLTAYRAAMAATGQTLPGLKKENP; the protein is encoded by the coding sequence ATGAGTCAAACTGATGATCTGACCCGTAATGGCAGAGAGATCATGGACCGCCTTGAGTCAGGACTTGCCGATAAAGTCACCGGGCGATTAAGCGAATTGGATCCCACTCTTCCGGCTTTGATTACCGATTATGCTTTTGGGGCTGTGGTAGGCCGTCCGGGGTTGGATCTTAAAACAAGAGAAATGCTGACCGTGGCCTCGCTGGTGACGCTGGGTAATGCCATGCCCCAGCTCGAATTGCATATGAGGGCGGCGCTGAACACCGGCGTTACCCCGCAAGAGCTGCTGGAAGTCGTGATTCAAATGGCTGTTTATGCTGGTGTTCCGGCCTGTATGAATGGGTTGACGGCGTATCGAGCCGCTATGGCTGCAACCGGACAGACCTTACCCGGACTTAAAAAGGAAAACCCATGA
- a CDS encoding 3-isopropylmalate dehydratase — protein sequence MSASTTGTISGVVYVLQDNIDTDQILTAEYLKVNPSTSEGYAQLATLAMCGLPEDALPFIDEQSGKSKYPIIVAGKNFGCGSSREHAVVALGASGVKAVLAQSYARIFFRNCVSTGQVLPVATAERLCDELQTGDEIAIDIEQQTITVLKNDRRVASEPVGELANIVAAGGLFSYARATGRIK from the coding sequence ATGAGTGCATCAACCACAGGCACCATCAGCGGCGTTGTTTATGTGTTGCAGGATAACATCGATACCGATCAGATCCTGACCGCCGAATACCTTAAGGTCAATCCTTCTACATCGGAAGGTTATGCACAATTGGCGACGCTGGCGATGTGCGGATTGCCCGAGGATGCCTTACCCTTCATTGACGAGCAGAGTGGGAAATCGAAGTATCCAATTATTGTTGCCGGTAAGAATTTCGGCTGTGGTTCCTCGCGCGAGCACGCCGTCGTGGCATTAGGCGCTTCCGGTGTAAAAGCGGTACTGGCCCAGTCCTATGCACGTATCTTTTTCCGCAACTGCGTGTCCACCGGACAGGTATTGCCGGTCGCCACCGCAGAACGTTTATGCGATGAATTGCAAACAGGCGATGAAATCGCGATTGATATTGAACAGCAAACCATCACCGTGTTGAAGAATGACCGCAGAGTCGCCAGCGAACCGGTGGGAGAACTGGCCAATATTGTCGCTGCAGGCGGACTATTTTCCTATGCTCGTGCAACCGGCCGTATTAAATAA
- a CDS encoding aldo/keto reductase, translating into MKTRNLSQDLTVSDVGYGAMGLSEFYGETDDQNSLQLLHKLIDLDITFIDTADLYGRGHNERLIGHFLAGLDKATREKFKIATKCGIDRSPDKAYARTINNQPDYITRCCNDSLKRLGVERIDLFYLHRVNQATPIEESMACLSQLVQEGKINHIGLCEVSASTLRRAHAVHPLSALQTEYSLWTRDIEEEILPALKELDIGLVPYSPLGRGFLTGKYLKNSDFAEGDFRKNNERFAQASLDHNAQLLEVIRPLAEKYSATAGQIALAWLLAQYDKLVPIPGTKHSHYLAENAAAADIVLDKADVALLNGIHQRVEIKGGRYSEEGMKGVNA; encoded by the coding sequence ATGAAAACCCGAAATCTTTCTCAGGATCTGACCGTGAGTGATGTTGGCTATGGCGCCATGGGGCTCAGCGAATTTTATGGCGAAACAGATGACCAGAACTCCCTGCAACTCCTGCACAAACTTATCGATCTGGATATCACCTTTATCGATACGGCGGACCTCTATGGGCGCGGCCATAACGAGCGGCTGATTGGCCACTTTCTGGCCGGTCTGGATAAGGCGACACGGGAAAAGTTTAAAATTGCCACCAAGTGCGGCATCGACCGCTCGCCTGACAAAGCCTATGCCCGCACCATCAATAATCAGCCCGACTACATTACCCGCTGCTGTAACGACTCCCTTAAACGGCTTGGCGTGGAGCGAATCGATCTATTTTACCTGCACAGGGTAAATCAGGCGACTCCCATCGAAGAGAGCATGGCGTGCCTGAGCCAGCTCGTGCAAGAGGGGAAGATAAACCATATCGGGCTTTGCGAGGTCTCTGCATCCACACTACGCCGGGCGCATGCCGTGCATCCGCTGAGTGCGCTACAGACAGAATATTCGTTATGGACCCGCGATATCGAAGAGGAAATCCTTCCAGCTTTGAAAGAGCTGGATATCGGACTGGTTCCTTACTCGCCGCTCGGCAGAGGCTTCCTGACCGGTAAATACCTTAAGAACAGCGATTTTGCAGAGGGTGATTTCCGCAAAAACAATGAGCGCTTTGCGCAGGCCAGCCTGGATCATAACGCTCAGCTGCTTGAGGTTATCCGGCCGCTGGCGGAGAAATACAGCGCCACTGCCGGGCAGATTGCGCTGGCCTGGCTGCTGGCGCAGTATGACAAGCTGGTCCCTATCCCTGGCACTAAGCACAGCCATTATCTGGCTGAAAATGCCGCTGCCGCTGATATCGTGCTGGATAAAGCAGACGTTGCGTTACTGAACGGCATTCATCAGCGCGTGGAGATAAAAGGCGGACGTTACTCTGAGGAGGGGATGAAAGGGGTGAATGCCTGA
- a CDS encoding VOC family protein — protein sequence MRTQKRCMGYVAIVVDDYDRAIEYYTHKLGFTLVEDTPQPGKRWVVVTPNPESDCNLLLARASNDRQESFIGNQCGGRVFLFLQTDDFWRDYNAMKEKGVHFCQEPREEEYGLVVVFEDIYGNRWDLYQNR from the coding sequence ATGAGAACGCAAAAGCGATGCATGGGTTATGTGGCCATCGTTGTCGACGACTATGACCGCGCAATTGAGTATTACACCCACAAGCTGGGTTTTACGTTGGTTGAAGACACGCCACAACCGGGTAAGCGCTGGGTCGTTGTGACACCCAATCCGGAAAGCGACTGTAATCTTCTTCTGGCTCGTGCTTCAAATGACAGACAGGAGAGTTTTATTGGTAACCAGTGCGGAGGAAGGGTATTCCTGTTCCTGCAGACTGACGACTTTTGGCGCGACTATAACGCTATGAAGGAAAAGGGTGTTCACTTCTGCCAGGAGCCGCGAGAGGAAGAATACGGGTTGGTCGTTGTGTTTGAAGACATCTACGGCAACCGTTGGGATCTCTATCAGAACAGGTAA
- a CDS encoding acetyl-CoA C-acetyltransferase, whose amino-acid sequence MNEVVIVSAKRTATGAFLGALADRSAAELGSRVIRALLADSGVAASDISQVIMGQVLTAGCGQNPARQSALNAGLPVNTQCLTVNKVCGSGLKSVHLGMQALQTGEAEFVIAGGQESMSNAPHLLMSSRTGKRIGDNNMKDSLISDGLWDVFNDYHMGITAENVATRFNISREMQDEYALLSHIKALDAQTQGIFESEIVPVEWLTPKGEPRRVDKDEGPRQSSIEKLMQLKPVFKKGGTVTAGNASSLNDGAAAVLLCTRDTAVLRGLPILASLGAFANSGIEPALMGAAPVQAIADCLSRSGWKPEQVEQLESNEAFAAQALAVIAGSGIPSERINPYGGAIALGHAIGASGCRILVTLVHGLIRNNQKRGVAALCVGGGEGVALSVSR is encoded by the coding sequence ATGAATGAAGTTGTGATTGTTTCTGCAAAGCGCACGGCAACCGGGGCCTTCCTGGGCGCACTGGCCGATCGTTCCGCAGCAGAGCTTGGAAGTCGTGTTATTCGTGCGCTGCTTGCAGACTCTGGCGTGGCGGCCAGTGACATTTCTCAGGTCATTATGGGGCAGGTTTTGACCGCGGGCTGCGGGCAGAATCCCGCACGCCAGTCAGCGCTGAACGCCGGATTACCTGTTAACACGCAGTGCCTGACGGTGAATAAGGTGTGTGGTTCCGGCCTCAAGTCAGTGCATCTGGGCATGCAGGCGCTACAGACTGGTGAAGCAGAGTTTGTGATTGCGGGTGGACAGGAAAGCATGTCCAACGCGCCACATCTGCTGATGTCTTCGCGCACAGGGAAACGCATCGGTGACAATAATATGAAAGACAGCCTGATCTCTGACGGACTCTGGGATGTCTTCAATGATTATCATATGGGTATTACCGCAGAAAACGTGGCAACCCGATTCAATATCAGCCGCGAAATGCAGGATGAATACGCTCTTCTGTCCCATATCAAAGCGCTTGATGCACAAACTCAGGGTATTTTTGAGAGTGAAATCGTTCCTGTAGAATGGCTGACCCCGAAAGGGGAGCCGCGGAGAGTGGACAAGGATGAAGGCCCACGCCAGTCCAGCATCGAAAAACTGATGCAGCTGAAACCGGTCTTTAAAAAGGGCGGCACGGTCACGGCAGGTAATGCTTCCTCTCTTAATGATGGCGCTGCCGCAGTCCTGCTCTGTACCCGAGACACGGCAGTGCTACGCGGGTTACCGATCCTGGCTTCTCTGGGCGCGTTTGCTAACTCTGGAATCGAGCCGGCATTGATGGGAGCTGCGCCGGTACAGGCGATCGCCGACTGTCTCTCCCGTTCGGGCTGGAAACCTGAACAGGTTGAACAACTTGAATCTAATGAGGCATTTGCCGCGCAGGCGCTGGCAGTGATTGCCGGGTCAGGTATCCCCTCTGAACGCATCAATCCGTATGGCGGCGCGATTGCACTTGGCCATGCAATTGGCGCCTCAGGATGCAGGATACTGGTAACGCTGGTACATGGACTGATTCGTAATAATCAAAAGCGCGGCGTGGCGGCGTTGTGCGTTGGCGGCGGGGAAGGTGTGGCGTTGAGCGTCAGTCGTTAA
- a CDS encoding YbhB/YbcL family Raf kinase inhibitor-like protein has protein sequence MKIISSDFKDQETLSKKQEFNGFGGSGDNISPQLSWENIPAGTQSFAVTAYDPDAPTGSGFWHWVAFDIPTEVKSLAENSGNTAEENPYSFTQSHNDFGLPGYGGACPPEGDNAHPYIFTVHALGVDKLGIDQHTPNAVARFLIHANSLASASLTGFYQR, from the coding sequence ATGAAAATAATTTCCAGCGACTTTAAAGATCAAGAGACATTGAGCAAGAAACAAGAATTTAATGGCTTTGGCGGCAGCGGAGATAATATCTCTCCCCAGCTGAGCTGGGAAAACATTCCGGCAGGTACTCAAAGTTTTGCCGTTACGGCTTACGACCCCGATGCGCCAACCGGCAGTGGTTTCTGGCACTGGGTGGCATTTGATATTCCCACCGAAGTTAAATCACTGGCCGAAAATAGCGGAAATACGGCAGAAGAAAACCCGTACTCATTTACGCAAAGTCATAATGACTTTGGCCTGCCGGGTTACGGTGGGGCTTGCCCGCCAGAAGGAGATAACGCCCACCCCTATATTTTCACTGTTCATGCACTGGGTGTGGATAAATTAGGCATTGATCAGCACACACCTAATGCCGTGGCGCGTTTTTTGATTCACGCCAATAGTCTGGCAAGTGCTTCTTTAACGGGTTTTTATCAGCGCTAA
- a CDS encoding isochorismatase family protein — protein MSNSVLLVIDAQQSFYHRGYQETVEMPAFERSLSALIGGCHVRGIPIVDVFHEEEEGPFSRDSGLVVRLPFLNHKAVKTVHKRVHNALTESGLQAWLQEQQVDHLIICGLRTEQCCETTARVASDLGYKVTFVTEATLTFPICHNRITLSIADIRHRTEAVLINRFASVQSVEECLQELP, from the coding sequence ATGTCCAACAGCGTGCTTTTAGTGATTGACGCCCAGCAGTCGTTCTATCATCGTGGCTATCAGGAAACCGTCGAGATGCCCGCCTTTGAACGCAGCCTCTCCGCGCTGATCGGCGGCTGCCACGTGCGCGGTATCCCGATTGTGGATGTGTTCCATGAGGAGGAAGAGGGTCCGTTCTCGCGGGACTCCGGTCTGGTGGTGCGCCTGCCTTTTCTGAACCATAAAGCGGTGAAGACGGTGCATAAGCGCGTTCACAATGCCCTGACCGAATCCGGGCTACAGGCGTGGTTACAGGAACAGCAGGTGGATCATCTGATTATCTGCGGCCTGCGCACCGAACAGTGCTGTGAAACCACCGCCCGCGTCGCGTCAGATCTTGGCTATAAGGTGACGTTTGTGACCGAAGCGACGCTAACCTTCCCGATTTGCCATAACCGCATCACGTTAAGTATCGCTGACATCCGTCACCGTACTGAAGCGGTGCTGATCAACCGTTTCGCCTCCGTTCAGAGCGTGGAGGAGTGCCTGCAGGAGCTGCCATAA
- a CDS encoding GlxA family transcriptional regulator, which yields MSVQVWFLLVPGVVSLDVTGPAETLKLAGGAFALRYFGPEESITTSTDMTISRIEPLPDRLPAGSLLVVPGVHDSVTCFDTPQGIAARHWLMRQQPDIHAQRITLICICSGAILAAKAGLLSGVQCTSHHEVTERLKKIDPAAIVKENRIFVEDRGIWTSAGITAGIDLSLHLIHQLCGSQTALNVAREMVIYFRRSGDDPQLSPWLRYRNHMHPAIHRTQDLLVVHPEQEWQLEEIAGRVHVSPRHLTRLFRQHLGISVRDYHEQLRIAVAQQRLQQGEGAEKAALSAGFSSSRQLRRALQRWQA from the coding sequence ATGAGTGTCCAGGTGTGGTTTTTGCTGGTGCCCGGCGTTGTCTCGCTGGATGTGACCGGCCCGGCAGAGACGCTGAAGCTGGCAGGCGGCGCCTTTGCGCTGCGCTATTTCGGCCCGGAGGAGAGCATCACCACCTCCACCGATATGACCATCAGCCGCATCGAGCCGCTGCCCGACAGGCTTCCCGCAGGCAGTCTGCTGGTGGTGCCCGGCGTGCATGACTCGGTTACCTGCTTTGACACGCCGCAGGGCATCGCGGCGCGTCACTGGCTGATGCGGCAGCAGCCGGATATCCATGCGCAGCGCATCACGCTGATCTGCATCTGTTCAGGGGCCATTCTTGCGGCTAAAGCGGGTCTGCTGAGCGGCGTGCAGTGCACCAGCCACCATGAAGTGACGGAGCGGCTGAAAAAGATCGATCCTGCCGCTATCGTTAAGGAAAACCGCATCTTTGTGGAAGATCGCGGCATCTGGACCAGCGCCGGGATCACCGCAGGCATCGACCTCTCCCTGCACCTTATCCACCAGCTCTGCGGCTCGCAAACGGCGCTGAACGTGGCGCGGGAAATGGTGATCTACTTCCGCCGCTCGGGAGACGATCCGCAGCTTTCGCCGTGGCTGCGCTACCGCAACCATATGCATCCCGCTATCCATCGCACGCAGGACCTGCTGGTAGTGCATCCCGAGCAGGAGTGGCAACTGGAGGAAATAGCCGGGCGGGTGCATGTCAGCCCGCGCCATCTGACGCGCCTGTTCAGGCAGCATCTGGGGATCAGCGTGCGGGATTATCACGAGCAGCTGCGGATAGCGGTTGCGCAGCAGCGTTTACAGCAGGGGGAAGGCGCTGAGAAAGCCGCCCTTTCCGCCGGTTTCTCCTCTTCACGCCAGCTTCGCCGCGCGTTGCAGCGCTGGCAGGCGTAA
- a CDS encoding MerR family transcriptional regulator — protein sequence MGKELDIREIADLSGVQPSALRFYEKKGLIRPVGRNGLRRQYHENVLNKLRLIAIGQAAGFSLDEMAAMLNTEGRIALDRKLLYKRSQEIDDTVRRLQLFSQGLKHAARCKEQEHTNCDEFQKIIDRGLRLIK from the coding sequence ATGGGTAAAGAACTGGATATAAGAGAGATAGCTGACCTTTCAGGTGTTCAGCCTTCAGCACTGAGATTTTATGAAAAGAAAGGTTTAATCAGGCCAGTAGGACGCAATGGCCTGAGAAGGCAATATCATGAAAATGTACTGAATAAGCTGCGGCTTATTGCGATTGGTCAGGCTGCAGGTTTTTCTCTGGATGAAATGGCAGCAATGTTAAATACTGAGGGGCGGATAGCTCTGGACCGTAAGCTGCTATATAAACGCTCTCAAGAGATTGACGATACTGTTCGCAGGCTGCAGCTGTTCAGTCAGGGGCTTAAACACGCTGCCCGTTGCAAGGAACAGGAACATACCAACTGTGATGAATTTCAAAAAATTATCGATCGGGGACTTCGTCTTATAAAGTAA